Within the Marasmius oreades isolate 03SP1 chromosome 10, whole genome shotgun sequence genome, the region ATTGGGTTTCCGTTGGTCTCGATCTGTGGGTAGTAAGAGAGAATGAGAAAATGTAATTGACCCTTACTATGTTCTGCAATCTGTTATGATCTAATCAGATGAACAAATAATCTGATACCACGCCATCTGCATTGCCCCACCGACCACTCATTTGCTCTTCCAGACCATTCCTCTGTTCGTACCACAGAATTCGACGGCGTTATTGAAGTCAAATTGCCTTCCCATTCTTCAATTCCCTTTGACCACTCCCAAAGGTCCCTCAGAACAAGCCCACATGGGATCGTCAACGATGATATTAGGGCTGTATCATCTCCCGCTGTTGTCATGAAACCCCAAGAGCCTTCTGAATCAACGATTGCAGGTGTCTGGATATCGCTTTACGCATTTTGGATTCGTCGGTCGCTTCACCTGCTCATCCTGGCCGATTCCACTTCTCTCAAAAACGCAGATGAAGTTTTAACCTATCTCACGCATTCCGGACTTGCATTCCTGCCGCCAGACTCACAATATTTAATCTCCATACGACCTTGTGATCATTCGAGCATCCTTCTGGCAAGGAGCTGGTGCACCGACACATCTCCACCGGCTTCGTACCCCAATCCCATCTCCCAGCCTGAGTCCCCTCAATCCTTTCACTCGTTCAGAACACGTTCTGACCACTCACCCCTTGCGGCCGCCTAAACCTGCTCCCGGATCCGTAATCTACTCCAGGTACATTCACCAAGTAGGCGAACACCTCACACACCCATATCGACGCGTCCAACCCCGAACACTTTACTTCCTACGCCAAATGGCAAAACTCCGATTGTGTTAATGTAGGATGGCGCGAGAAAGGCCCTGATGATAAACACAGAGCTTTCCTTGCTAATCGTCTGGCAGATAAACATCATGGGATTTATCGTTGCTTGGAACGGCGAATTGGCAGGGTATGGTGAAATGACTTGGGCTAAAGAAGACCTGATGGGAACATATGTTGATGGCCTTGGGACTATGATCAGGGCACGCACTTACTGATCGGTGAGAAGTTCAGAGGACGCCAACGGTGTATGTTCTATAGCTTTTCTTCCCAAGGCTCATGCTAATTAGACCTCTCTTTGTAGTCACTGCTGTGATGACCTCGATGAAGCACGCATACTTCCTCTGAGATCCCAGGACAGAGGTTGTTGTTGGAGAACCTCGCGCCGATTTACCAATTGTTCCAATGCTCATTGCATACCTTTCGCAAGAATTGAACGGGGTAGGTACTTGTTTACCTCCTTTACGTATTATCAGGGCTCATCGTTACTCTTTGTTCCAGGAATTCGAGCTCCCTCAAACGCGGAGTGTACTTTGCTTTACGTAGGATTTTTTCTCCCAAGCTGCCATGCTTGATTGAGAGTTTCCGAAGCTTAGAAAACGAAGACCAGTATTCAATATGTTGAAGTACTGTTGTCCAGAAGTATGCGTGTATGAGGAACCGTAATGTACAAATCGCGCAAGTTGTAACGATATCAAAAATACGTTCTCGAGAACAAGATTCAAAATCGAAAAAAAACTGTTTCCTATTATCGTGTGTGTGCCGTCAATTCCCTCGTCCCATCTTCCCTCATAGTTCATCGTAGTGACATTCACTTCATTATAAGGTTTATGAGGCCGATCTCCAACCGCCAGAGGATCTTCCATCCGATCAATAGTCCATTCTGGTCTTTCAAGTTGACCTGCCTTAGGCTGTTCAGCCAGCCGCAAATGGGCTCTTCACCGGCGCGGACACCATCGACTTGTGAGTTATTCCCTTGTGTACCGCTCCTTGCGGCCTTGATTGATGCATTTAGAGTTGTGGCGGGGCCCCCACCGCTTCCACAGACCCAAAACCCAAGACTCGAAAGCGTAAGAACGGGAGCCCCCAACGACGAAGTTGCTCCCAAACAATTGGATGGTTCCTGCCTTTCAATGACCACCCCCCAAGTATATTACTTCGCTTTGCGGGAGGTGATTAAGGGCAGCAGACTGGAAGCCAATCTACGGCAACGAGGGCAAACCAGAAGAGGATTTATATGGGCGCTTTTTGCTCTCATCGTAACCTTTCCGTCAGACATATTGTGAAATGTCATGGCGACACTCTACAGAAGGCGAATCAAATCATCGCTCGAGTTGGAATAGCACTAAGTCTCCCGCACAGCAAACGCCAGAGAAGGGGAAAAGTGGGTAGAATGTGCGGTGGTAGTATAGGGTCTGGAATCCGAGGAGTACGAGTAGTGAAACTAGAACCTGAAAAAAGACGTTATGGATAGGCATCCACTATTAAGTACCTTGAATCGAATCCTACAATGGGATACAGAAATTCTCTCATTTCCAAACTAACTGGTATGATATCGACCTATCTAATTAGTTCAAGTTGACTGACCCTGTCGGTTGGTCGATTTTGGTCGTACTATGTATACCGTAGGATTGTGCTGGGAGAACGGGAACCAGAAATACTGATTACGGCCAATTTCGAATCATATCGTAGTATGCAGGACTGGTCCCATAATTGCATGATATGGTTCACGGATATTGACTGGGGCCTCACTGCTGCCCCTGCCTCCTGAATACCCTCAACTGCTCCCCCTCACTTCTGAGCATCCTTATTTCCCTCGCCTCGCTACCCTCCACTGCCTCACTATCATGCACTCCCTCGCCCGAATCTTCTCCATCCGTCCGCGCAATGAAGTCGATGGTGATCTCCCTGAACAAGTAGTGATATTCCTCAACGAGTCGAATTCGCAACTCATAAAAACCCGACTCTAATTCAGGAAAGCCTCCGATTGACACAGGTTTGAAGTCAGGATAGTCGGAACTAACAACTTGGAAGCGACGTGCGTGGCGATCTTGGGAAGCATTATTGGTTTCCCCAACCGAGGCTGAGGGTGACCGCGTAAGAGTAGCAATGAGAGTGACACGATCATATCCAGGTTTAATCGAAAGATTGAGAACGATTTTGCCTGGTTGTGGAATATATATTATAGCAACAAGGTCTGCACCGTCCGTCATGATAACGTCCTGTTGATACATGGTGGCGGCCTCATAATCACCCCGATATTCAAGACTGGGGTCGCATCCGGTGCTATATCCGAATGTGCCCCCGCTCCGCGCATCTTCTTTCCACTTCTGACGATTGGCAGCGATGGCGCGGTCTATATGAGCTCTATCAACATGGTCACAACTGTCGAAAAGAGCCCACATTATCTGACGATGCCTCTGCAGGATAGACGTCATCAATTGATTAGCTTCGTTGCCGAACGGCGATCGATTGAAGATCATGGTTGTGAGTGAAGATGATGGAGGGAGAGAATTAAGAAGATGGAGGACATCGAGCAAGATACTGGCTGTGTCCTTCCAGAAAGCGAATTCAAGCATTTGAACCGAATCGAACTGGCGGGACAACTCTCTCGAGATGTTTTCTGAGAATTCACGAATCTTTGTGAAGGGAGGACTGAATTCGGGGGACCCTGGACCGTATGGATCAATGCGGTCATATAGTGAAAACGCTTTGGTGTTGCGTAAACGGTGCAACGACGTTCGAAGAAAAGTGATCATATTACGATACACCTGGGTTGGGACACCATTCGCAACAAAGAGTGGGAGGAGTTTGTCTGTGAGCCTCTCTAGATCTTTAAGTGGCGGCAATCCGATGAGCTCCGAGATACTTAGCTGGTCGGGGTGATCCATGATCTTGGCGATGGTTTGATTCCAACACCGTAATACGTCGCTATCGGAGGGCAATCGACGAAGGGATCCAAGCTCCTGTGCCAGTAGATCCCACGTCAACTCATAACCGATAAGAGAGTATGGGTCGGTACTCTTCTGCCTTCTGACACATTCCTCTGTCTCCAAGGAGACCCTATCCTCCATACTTCGAATCCATTCCAACCCGATTCCGCGGGAACGGGCAGGGGACAGCGAGACTGACTGAACGAAACGATGTTCAAGTACGCAGAGGTACGCCTCCATGACAGCGCTCTCTAGAAGAAGTCCCCATTCATCACTAGCAGAGTTCTGGAAGACTCCCAAAAGAATGTTCCCCCTCTGCATGCAATAATCTCCTTGGAGAGTTTGTCTCTGACGCACTCGGATGTACTCCTTGTCAACGGCTGTCAAAGGAATCGGTTTCCCATTATCTGCGgaatgaagagaagaaggaagagtgaCGTTCCATGACAGGGATAGTCGATCACCCGAGTTATCTATTGTGCACATTCGGCGGA harbors:
- a CDS encoding uncharacterized protein (antiSMASH:Cluster_10.3); this translates as MSQPTNFGETISNGIQDVAALLPLLGTEQCERHVGTALEKGYLYAAATPLSIFGSLGIVRTAFSTLLATTTRPFYGGSWLNDAGFGTSGSVSSMVTLVKDTQQYGAEVQLQRLMREQHIDDPELVAEIEWHGWRGRNRAHGLESPLALPWNVALILTSMALSLASISPYLYLIHENWGRATLWLFPILRSFGALLCVVAVQLALQIRIYRITVISLLLMKARKRYPLSIEEDNKDRDILLEMRLRNLRDELGDASDPEKHPDRLLQAEVQKADTHTLSQDAPMFFLQAILVAGMGMIVAGYIGCFNMVNRTNVEGGPYVWFGMETGLSVIRIALWGWNPPWDERNKDLTIRLALHSQDLASAPPVLSDSEPSPGYTGADKADAGQLVYVLPISSFPLITIPKYLSQLNTPSEFSWGWQRDKKDFFIVESTEDFLTAATPNVGPLPRLDMKDMKDISLYYAIVPDISGHQERKLLCMNVCRIDSKWASVSFFIDGDRSYTAFTSHSRVFPGTRALQVTLDNEVQRDTITVVDSQTLDLLVDYSFRLFRRMCTIDNSGDRLSLSWNVTLPSSLHSADNGKPIPLTAVDKEYIRVRQRQTLQGDYCMQRGNILLGVFQNSASDEWGLLLESAVMEAYLCVLEHRFVQSVSLSPARSRGIGLEWIRSMEDRVSLETEECVRRQKSTDPYSLIGYELTWDLLAQELGSLRRLPSDSDVLRCWNQTIAKIMDHPDQLSISELIGLPPLKDLERLTDKLLPLFVANGVPTQVYRNMITFLRTSLHRLRNTKAFSLYDRIDPYGPGSPEFSPPFTKIREFSENISRELSRQFDSVQMLEFAFWKDTASILLDVLHLLNSLPPSSSLTTMIFNRSPFGNEANQLMTSILQRHRQIMWALFDSCDHVDRAHIDRAIAANRQKWKEDARSGGTFGYSTGCDPSLEYRGDYEAATMYQQDVIMTDGADLVAIIYIPQPGKIVLNLSIKPGYDRVTLIATLTRSPSASVGETNNASQDRHARRFQVVSSDYPDFKPVSIGGFPELESGFYELRIRLVEEYHYLFREITIDFIARTDGEDSGEGVHDSEAVEGSEAREIRMLRSEGEQLRVFRRQGQQ